From one Nitrospinota bacterium genomic stretch:
- a CDS encoding plastocyanin/azurin family copper-binding protein produces MKLQLKYIIPVFLFFILSCASSQNAASVDPNAKVHVVKIFGFKFFPASLKIKSGDVVKWVNNDYQPHQVLDQATGEIRSEMMRQGHSYSKQITKSVDYICSNHPEMTAKIIVEGN; encoded by the coding sequence ATGAAACTGCAATTGAAATATATTATCCCAGTATTCCTATTTTTTATCTTGTCATGTGCTTCTTCCCAAAACGCAGCAAGTGTTGATCCGAACGCTAAAGTTCATGTTGTAAAAATATTCGGATTTAAATTTTTTCCTGCTTCTTTAAAGATTAAATCCGGGGATGTTGTGAAGTGGGTTAATAATGATTACCAGCCACACCAGGTTCTTGACCAAGCGACCGGAGAAATACGATCTGAAATGATGCGGCAGGGACATTCGTATTCCAAACAAATCACTAAATCAGTCGATTATATTTGTTCGAATCATCCTGAAATGACTGCGAAAATAATTGTTGAAGGAAATTAG
- a CDS encoding cold-shock protein, whose amino-acid sequence MASGTVKWFNESKGYGFIESESGKDLFVHFSEIQGDGFKTLAEGQAVEFVEGMGQKGPQATQVVPK is encoded by the coding sequence ATGGCATCAGGAACAGTAAAATGGTTTAACGAAAGCAAGGGTTATGGATTTATTGAGTCCGAGAGCGGCAAAGATCTATTTGTTCATTTCTCGGAGATTCAAGGCGACGGTTTTAAGACGCTTGCAGAGGGTCAGGCAGTCGAGTTTGTGGAAGGTATGGGCCAGAAAGGTCCGCAGGCCACTCAAGTAGTACCCAAATAA
- a CDS encoding universal stress protein: protein MAKLLVCIDGSVYADNLCTYAAWVAKRINAEIDLLHVLRRTSDYQAPTDHTGIIGLDARSELLEELTRVDEERGRLDQKKGKIILEHGANILKEAGVEKINLIHRRGSLVETIQEFENSVEMIFIGKRGEHADMNSVFLGANLEKVARAIHKPLFIVSSVVRPIKRFLIAYDGKGSVRKAIDYITSQPLSKKGLECHLLTVERAKGDIDTSEAEQKLRKSGFTVSLKAEQSQHPDQVIASYVEDNEIDLLITGAYSHSRMHSILLGSTTASLIKACKVPLLLFR, encoded by the coding sequence ATGGCCAAGCTATTAGTATGTATCGATGGATCGGTTTATGCGGATAATCTCTGTACCTATGCCGCCTGGGTTGCCAAACGCATCAATGCCGAAATTGATCTTCTTCATGTTTTGCGCCGCACGTCCGACTATCAGGCACCGACAGACCATACCGGCATAATAGGTCTTGATGCGCGCAGTGAGCTACTGGAAGAATTGACAAGAGTGGATGAAGAGCGTGGCCGTCTGGACCAGAAAAAAGGCAAAATCATTCTTGAACATGGCGCCAATATTCTCAAAGAAGCAGGTGTCGAAAAGATAAACCTGATTCACCGGCGCGGCAGTCTGGTTGAAACCATTCAAGAATTTGAAAATTCTGTTGAAATGATTTTCATAGGCAAACGGGGTGAGCATGCAGACATGAACTCTGTTTTTCTAGGCGCAAACCTGGAAAAAGTGGCCCGCGCGATTCACAAACCTCTCTTTATCGTGTCTTCCGTGGTGCGTCCGATCAAACGCTTCCTGATTGCCTATGATGGCAAAGGCAGTGTGCGCAAAGCCATCGACTACATTACGAGCCAGCCCTTAAGCAAAAAAGGGCTGGAATGTCACTTACTGACGGTTGAGCGTGCCAAAGGCGATATAGATACATCGGAAGCCGAGCAAAAACTACGTAAATCAGGATTCACAGTCAGTCTCAAAGCGGAACAAAGCCAGCATCCCGATCAGGTGATAGCCTCTTACGTGGAAGACAATGAGATAGATCTTCTGATTACAGGCGCGTACAGTCATTCGCGCATGCACAGCATCTTGCTCGGAAGCACCACCGCATCCTTGATCAAGGCTTGCAAGGTACCGTTGTTATTGTTCAGATAA
- the lptF gene encoding LPS export ABC transporter permease LptF, whose product MKTIHRYIFIELVKVFSISVLFLTTIFLLEQMLYMAQMLASRGLTFAEGLKLTAYTCPVFMVLSFPLSVLVASVTVFNQLCGDNEYVAMKASGWSFLFLMRPVFLFSIIIYVATNFVVFYAIPWGTHSFKETIFDIVQNRAHIDIKPKIFNRDFENLVLYANDKKGDKQLLDVFVADHSEEGASKVILAKEGVIISDPENFKIKIQFQDGTVHDITENGKSYNILNFDRYERYLQIPSMEELKKKLTERHDDVSYTELKENIRKRTAEGINADRSKARLSKNFSIPFACLIFGLTGASLGIKSSRSGKSGGIIASVIIIALYYITLVFAQNIGAHGVINPTFSVWIPNIWLSIFTFYIVRKTLKESPMTFFTRISDAYIEGYEFCQKFYRKFQKKSTSEKQGQEPASR is encoded by the coding sequence ATGAAAACGATTCATCGATACATATTTATAGAGCTGGTTAAGGTTTTTTCTATTAGCGTGTTGTTTCTGACCACTATTTTTTTACTGGAACAAATGCTTTATATGGCGCAAATGCTCGCCAGCCGGGGATTGACCTTTGCGGAAGGATTGAAATTAACGGCTTATACCTGTCCTGTATTTATGGTTCTGAGTTTTCCGTTGAGCGTTTTGGTGGCCTCGGTTACCGTATTCAATCAGCTATGCGGGGACAACGAATACGTCGCGATGAAAGCCAGTGGTTGGAGTTTTCTTTTCCTGATGCGGCCGGTTTTTTTGTTTTCCATTATAATTTATGTCGCGACTAACTTTGTTGTATTTTATGCTATTCCCTGGGGAACCCATTCCTTCAAGGAAACCATCTTCGATATTGTGCAGAACCGGGCTCATATTGATATCAAGCCGAAAATTTTTAACAGGGATTTTGAAAACCTGGTTCTTTATGCGAATGATAAAAAAGGAGATAAGCAATTATTAGATGTTTTTGTGGCAGACCATTCTGAAGAGGGAGCGTCAAAGGTTATTTTGGCCAAAGAAGGGGTCATAATTTCCGACCCTGAGAACTTTAAGATCAAAATCCAATTTCAGGACGGAACCGTCCACGACATTACAGAAAATGGGAAAAGCTATAATATCCTCAATTTTGACCGTTACGAACGCTATCTGCAAATCCCCAGTATGGAAGAATTGAAAAAGAAACTCACCGAAAGACACGATGATGTTTCTTACACTGAGCTTAAGGAAAACATCCGCAAGAGAACGGCCGAAGGAATAAATGCGGATAGGTCCAAGGCCCGGCTCAGTAAAAATTTCTCCATTCCCTTTGCCTGCCTCATTTTTGGGTTGACAGGGGCAAGTTTGGGAATCAAATCGAGTCGATCTGGAAAATCAGGAGGAATAATCGCCAGCGTCATTATTATAGCGTTGTATTATATAACTCTGGTTTTTGCTCAGAATATAGGGGCGCATGGAGTGATCAACCCCACTTTTTCTGTGTGGATACCCAATATCTGGTTATCTATCTTCACATTTTATATCGTCAGAAAGACTTTGAAAGAAAGTCCCATGACATTTTTCACTCGAATTTCAGATGCCTACATTGAGGGCTATGAGTTTTGTCAAAAATTTTATCGAAAATTCCAAAAAAAATCGACTTCAGAAAAACAGGGTCAGGAACCTGCCTCTAGATAA
- a CDS encoding SulP family inorganic anion transporter: MLSISLSYIKRNWLGNIRNDVLAGMVVALALIPEAIAFSIIAGVDPKVGLYASFCMAVVIAFVGGRSGMISAATGAMALVMVSLVKEHGLEYLLAATILTGFLQILAGFFRLGSLMRFVSRSVVTGFVNALAILIFMAQLPEFKGAGLQMYGMVALGLAIIYIFPRFSKAVPSPLVSIMTLTVISIYFGMDLRTVGDMGELPSTFPIFLLPDIPLNLDTLRIILPYSLTLTAVGLLESLMTATIVDDLTDTSSNKNRECAGQGISNIVSGLFGGMAGCAMIGQSVINIKSGGRGRLSTLFAGLFLLFLLLVVGDWVRQIPMAALVAVMIMVSIGTFSWSSFKNLKTHPKTSSLVMIATVVVVVLTHDLAIGVFVGVLTSALFFARKVSRLLKIESQLSEDHEKRTYTVYGQVFFASAETFSNSFDFKEVIEHVSIDVSAAHFWDLSAVGALDKVVMKFRREGTTVQLVGMNVASATIVDRLAVHDKPDALELMLKH, encoded by the coding sequence ATGCTCTCAATTTCGCTCTCATATATAAAACGCAACTGGCTTGGCAACATACGTAATGACGTGCTTGCGGGCATGGTTGTCGCGCTGGCTCTTATTCCTGAAGCCATTGCATTCTCTATTATCGCCGGTGTAGACCCCAAAGTTGGTTTGTATGCTTCCTTCTGTATGGCGGTTGTCATTGCATTTGTCGGTGGCCGTTCGGGCATGATTTCTGCCGCAACGGGCGCCATGGCCCTGGTCATGGTCTCACTTGTGAAGGAGCACGGGCTGGAATACCTGCTTGCCGCAACCATTCTGACAGGATTTTTGCAAATTCTCGCGGGGTTTTTCCGCTTAGGCTCGTTGATGCGGTTTGTATCGCGTTCCGTGGTGACAGGGTTTGTGAATGCGCTGGCTATTCTTATTTTTATGGCACAGCTTCCCGAATTCAAAGGCGCGGGCCTGCAAATGTACGGCATGGTTGCTCTGGGGCTGGCAATTATTTATATCTTCCCGCGCTTCTCAAAGGCCGTTCCTTCACCCCTGGTCAGCATCATGACACTCACTGTGATCAGTATCTATTTCGGCATGGATTTGCGCACTGTGGGCGATATGGGCGAACTTCCTTCGACATTTCCGATTTTTCTACTGCCCGACATACCGCTCAATCTGGACACTTTGAGAATTATTTTGCCCTACTCACTGACGTTGACAGCCGTTGGCTTGCTGGAATCCCTGATGACCGCAACCATTGTCGATGATTTGACGGACACCTCCAGCAATAAAAACCGCGAGTGCGCAGGGCAGGGTATCTCCAATATAGTGTCTGGCCTTTTTGGAGGCATGGCGGGTTGCGCGATGATCGGGCAATCGGTGATCAATATTAAATCCGGTGGCCGTGGCCGCCTGTCGACGCTTTTCGCCGGTCTTTTTCTTTTATTCCTGCTTTTAGTGGTCGGGGATTGGGTTCGCCAGATTCCGATGGCCGCTCTCGTTGCCGTCATGATAATGGTGTCGATTGGAACATTTAGCTGGTCGTCCTTTAAAAACCTGAAAACCCATCCTAAAACCTCCAGCCTCGTCATGATCGCAACGGTCGTGGTTGTAGTACTTACCCATGATTTGGCCATTGGTGTCTTTGTCGGCGTTTTAACGAGCGCGCTTTTCTTCGCTCGTAAGGTATCGCGGTTGCTGAAAATTGAATCTCAATTGTCAGAGGATCACGAGAAACGCACCTATACCGTGTATGGGCAGGTCTTTTTTGCCTCCGCTGAAACCTTCTCTAACTCCTTCGATTTCAAGGAAGTCATTGAACATGTCAGCATTGATGTCAGCGCCGCTCATTTTTGGGACTTGTCTGCAGTCGGTGCGTTGGATAAAGTTGTCATGAAATTTCGTCGCGAGGGAACGACCGTGCAGCTGGTCGGTATGAATGTGGCCAGTGCTACAATTGTGGATCGTCTGGCAGTGCACGACAAGCCAGACGCGCTTGAACTCATGCTCAAACATTAA
- a CDS encoding ABC-F family ATP-binding cassette domain-containing protein: MIIANNLEKSFGAQSLFEGVSFLINQGERVGLVGKNGSGKSTLFKMILGQEKPDSGDITSPKGYRIDALEQIIRFTQPTVLKECITALSPEKQWDHYKAEIILSGLGFSEQDFQKDPSTFSGGYQIRINLCKALLADPNMLLLDEPTNYLDILSLRWLKEYLIKWPGEMLLITHDRDFMDNVTTHTLGLHRKQARKVRGGTIKYYEQIIQEEETYELTRKNMESKKKEMQSLIDRFRAKASKAAMAQSRMKMMDKMGTMDKLETERNLGFKFNYLACPGKTLMNIKNLSFSYGGKSTDNIFSDISFSIGRRDRIGIIGANGKGKSTLLNCLAEELTPTAGTISKHPSTSIGHFGQTNIDRLDPKNRVLDEVLNSNSNLSLQAAHSICGVMMFGGELSKKKVSVLSGGERSRLLLGKIISHPTNLLLLDEPTHHLDVESIESLIEELNDYDGALVIVTHSELILKTLAQNLIIFHQGRAEYFRGGYEEFLEKVGWEEEQVAEKKTKAKVNKKDARRLRALERQKTQ, translated from the coding sequence ATGATCATAGCTAATAATCTTGAAAAGTCATTTGGAGCCCAAAGTCTGTTTGAAGGGGTCTCCTTTCTAATTAACCAAGGCGAGCGCGTTGGGTTGGTAGGAAAAAACGGTTCGGGAAAATCAACCCTGTTCAAAATGATTTTGGGACAGGAGAAACCGGACTCGGGAGACATTACCTCCCCAAAAGGGTACCGCATCGATGCCCTGGAGCAGATCATTCGTTTCACCCAACCCACAGTCCTCAAGGAATGCATTACGGCTCTGAGCCCTGAAAAGCAATGGGACCATTACAAGGCCGAGATTATTCTTTCCGGGTTGGGTTTTTCGGAGCAGGATTTTCAAAAAGATCCTTCGACCTTCAGTGGGGGGTATCAGATCAGGATCAACCTTTGCAAGGCGTTGCTGGCCGACCCAAATATGCTTCTCCTGGATGAACCCACCAACTATCTGGACATCCTTTCCCTTCGCTGGCTCAAGGAGTATCTCATTAAATGGCCGGGAGAAATGTTGCTCATCACGCATGACCGCGATTTCATGGATAATGTCACCACTCATACTCTGGGTCTGCATCGAAAACAGGCAAGAAAAGTCCGAGGCGGGACCATTAAGTATTATGAGCAAATTATCCAGGAAGAAGAGACCTACGAGTTGACCCGAAAGAACATGGAGAGCAAGAAAAAAGAGATGCAGTCTTTGATAGACCGGTTTCGGGCCAAGGCATCCAAAGCTGCCATGGCGCAATCGCGGATGAAAATGATGGATAAAATGGGCACCATGGATAAGCTGGAAACCGAAAGGAACTTGGGGTTTAAATTCAATTATCTCGCCTGTCCGGGGAAAACCCTCATGAACATAAAAAACCTTTCCTTTTCCTATGGGGGAAAATCCACGGATAATATTTTCTCAGATATTTCGTTTTCCATTGGCAGGAGAGACCGTATCGGGATCATCGGGGCCAACGGCAAAGGAAAATCCACTTTGTTAAATTGTCTGGCTGAAGAGCTGACGCCAACCGCCGGCACCATCAGCAAACATCCTTCCACCAGCATAGGGCATTTTGGACAGACCAATATCGACCGGCTCGACCCGAAAAACCGGGTGCTGGATGAAGTCCTCAACTCCAACTCCAACCTTTCCCTGCAAGCCGCCCACAGTATATGTGGCGTCATGATGTTTGGCGGAGAATTGAGCAAGAAAAAAGTCAGCGTGCTATCTGGAGGAGAAAGAAGCCGTTTGCTCCTGGGGAAAATAATTTCTCACCCCACCAACCTGTTGCTTCTGGACGAACCTACCCATCACCTGGATGTTGAATCGATTGAATCCTTGATTGAGGAATTGAATGATTATGACGGCGCCCTGGTGATTGTCACCCACTCTGAACTCATTCTTAAAACTCTGGCTCAAAATTTAATTATTTTCCATCAGGGGAGGGCGGAGTATTTTCGCGGCGGGTACGAGGAATTTTTGGAAAAAGTGGGTTGGGAGGAAGAACAGGTCGCGGAGAAAAAGACAAAAGCCAAAGTAAATAAAAAAGATGCCCGAAGATTACGCGCCCTGGAGCGCCAAAAAACACAGTAA